Genomic segment of Malus domestica chromosome 15, GDT2T_hap1:
cccatgaaattcgaggcctagtgagtgtggtgaaccaagattcaactcaagaacaaagtgagttgagaaatattatacctttgttaattcctctttgcataagcaaaggctaatcacccaagagatagggccttgaATCCTTAcctcttagctccatggatttcttggatgaggatggtggaatggattctccaattTCCCAAGAAaaggaacctctaagtctccataccaaggagagcattgatgaagagatgagtgacctaggaagatttagatgctagtaaaaccTTCCTAGGGTGGTCGGCCTCttaaagagaaaatggagtttgtgttctcatcttttctccaaaagaaaccctaaggatgaaatcaGTGGCGAACCAGGAATTGACGGAGGGAGGGGCAACGTTAAAACATTGCAAGGTTCAAAAGAATAGAAACAACCAAATCcttttatatagtaatgtccttcataatttatcaatacaaacaaattacaattgttgctGGCGAGGTTTCATATCATGAAAACGTCTcataataggctcattatcaataaaagcaaatacataTCTCAATGTAAATAAgcatgctatcactcaaccattgatctcccattttgttacgcaatggtgttttcacaatcttcatagcagaaaaagctctctccactaaagcggttgcaaccggtaacaccaaagccaatgtaagaagcttataCACTAACATATAGCTTGCACACCTTCCGGTCTTCACCAACTCCTTTGCAAGATCACCAATTCCTCTCAATGATGAAAACTCACTATGCATCTTCATATCGTGAATGTAATTGTCAAGTTGAATTGGAAGATTTATGAGGTCTATATGATCAAAATCTTGAGGATAAAGTTGGGCTAGACGAACAATTTTTGCTTtgtcaaaagatgcaaaattattcaccaaactcaaacatgccatacaaaGAAGCAATTCAGTGTTTACCTCATCGAAGCGATCATTCAATTCCTTTAATTGCGTATCAACGACTTGAAAATAAAGGTCCACACGATAGTAATGGAAGTTTGTGAGTCTTGGAGCTTTACGCCTTGATTTTCCGGGTACGAAATGCAAATCCTCCATGTTAGGAACAACAATAGCATGCTCTTCACAAAACTTTTGTACATCATCAAGCAAGTCCCCAAAATCATCATCTCTCAAGGATTGTAGTCTTTGCTTGCATACTTCCACTAATGCCATCgcattcacaatatcttgatcttTCTTTTGTAATGCTTGTGATAACTCATTTGTAATTCCTAATATGAgtctcataaaaaaaaaggtgaaacacaaaatcaaaagttTGTATATCATGGAATAACTTACTTGCTTCTCCAAAATTGTCTTGGTTGGTATCATCTTTAATCCATCCAAGCACCTCTACCACGGCTTCAAACATGACAATTATACTCACTATAGTACCATAATGTGAGTTTCAATGTGTATCACAAGGACGCATGAGACTACTCTCTTGGTTTAACCCTCTACCCGTTTCAAGATCACCAATATCAAgagctttcttaatttgttctAGTTGTTTCTCTCTAAATGTATCATGACGCTTACACGATGATCCAATAGTATTGACCAAGATACTAGCAGTGTTGAAGAAAATGGCGACACCCTCAATTCCCTTTGCAACGGTTACAagagctagttgaagttggTATGTAAAACAATGAACATAAAATGCTTGAGGATACTTGttcaaaatctttgttttaaggccaTTTAGCTTACCTTTCATATTACTAGCTCCATTAGAGCCTTGTCCCCGGAACTTGGACATACTCAAATTGGTTGTAGCAAAGATTCTCTCAATAGCCTCTTCAAGCGACCTACTAGTTGTAGAGGTGACATGTTGCACACCCAAAAACTTTTCAATTGTTTCTCCTTTTTTGTTCACATAACGCAATACCACTGCCATTTGCTCTTTAGTTGAAGAATCACGTGATCcatcaaccaaaagagaaaaaaatgcacCTTCCATATCTTTAGTGATTGCATCTATAGTTTCAATGGCACAAGCATAGACAAGATCTTTTTGAATATCGGAAGAAGTATACTTAAGGTTCTTGGGAGCATTCTCAAACACAACTTTCCTAACTTGTTCATTATGCTTGGAAAGAAATTGTATAAGCTCCAAATAATTACCTCTATTGCTTGATTTGAATGATTCATCGTGGCCACGAAAAGGCAAACCTTGTCCCAACAACCATTTTGTACACTCAAGTGAGGCATTCAATAAAGTATGATAATTAATGCGAGCTTCATCGATTTGCTTACTCACAAATGTTTCAATGTGTTGTTTTTGTTCCATCAAATCTTTAGCTTGTTGTACAGCTTTATTATGAAGACTTCCAACACCTCCCTCATGGACTCGAAGATTTTGGGGTCCTTTCTTCCAATGTGTAAACCCTTTCTCAGTAAAGACATCACTTCCAGTGCTACCCATTTGATCAAAATCACATTTGAAAAGATAGCAATAACGGCAAAATGCAGCATTTTTTGAtatactatactccaaccacTTAAACTTATCAAACCAACCGATGATAAAACATCTTTTATCACTAACTTTTCTTGGCATAATGTGGTCTCTAGGTTGACAAGGATCAGTTTGGAGGTAGTGtctacgaattgcttcacgataATTAGGTGGATAATCAAGCATTCGACGTCTATGTCCAGGGTCTGCAGGAAGATTAGCCAATATTTCATCCAACTCAGTGGCCTCACTTTTTTGTGACCTACTAGGAATATTCGAAGGAGAGCttcttggaatatttgaaggaggatgaggactactcggaatatttgaaggagaaggACTACCCGAAAtgtttgaaggaggatttaagccttgtttcttatagtatcgttccattacgtaactttaaaatggaaagaaaaaaaaaattcttagacTCTTAATCCTAGAGTAGACTATACTATAGTtaatacaatatataataattcaattaattaatcaataattgagaattcaaattttaatttttaccctaaaaaataatttcatatcaataatcaataaccataTTAATTAGTGCATTGAGTGCTTTACTATATGATTCTATACCAATTAAACAAATctcattttaaataattaattagggttagggattaTAAATTTgggaattaaaaaatttacctaaatagTTATAGTgggtttgatggttggaagttGGCCCTGACAGTGCTGCTGAGTGCTGACTGGTGTGTTGCCAAACAATGCTGCTGTGTTGAGTGCTGATTGGTTCCATTTCATTTTCTGCTTTGAAAGGGGGAGCAGCGGCTACACTTGCTGCTATGATTGGAGGATGAAAAGGGGAAAACGACACCacgaagagagagaggaagagattgAATGAATGGGGGACACGCGGTCCccccatatatattttttttcttccaacttATCAAAATGGATCGTTTCATTTtgcctttttaaaaaaaaaaaaaattgtttcttccAAGTTCCAACTCATCAAAACGAGCCGTTTTGGCCtagttgtttaaaaaaaaaaaaaaaaaaagtcagctTTGCTGTGAACCAGACAAACCACCGGAGAGTCGAAGATGAAGAGCAGCAACAGCAGAACCAGTGGGTTTTCCGGCAGGGGAGGGGCAAACCTAGTGCTCCAGTCTTGTTTTTCCGGCTAGGGGAATGtcggccgccactcctcgccctcacgtggcttcgccactagatgaaatggctataaagttgcctttatacaaCCTCACAATGGAATGGccgatgcgaaaattaacttaacacacaaattaaaccctcttgtatcaattgtagtaaagaatgtaagtagggatcgttctgaaccggggattatgagggcttgctaataacctctaaactgactcaaaaacgtaaaacaaagtttaaaacactaagctagactcaaagaatgcaaaactaaactataaaacactaaaacaactcaaatgactcaaaacaagctaaaagacTCAAATCTGCCACTAAGAGGgaaattggacgaaaataggttttaacttggttcaaaacacttaaaaacacaaacgaaatcactttctaactaatgtgactcaacaaagtaaagggggatttggtttttaacgaatttgaaaacaaaacaagtaaagtaAAGAACTAGTGAAATctggacgaatttgagtaaagtgAAAGGAtaaaaggctagctaggaggttcttctccacacatgtcacacttacatacaaaacgatttccaattgcttatcaataaaccatgaattcccaatgccccagattaaccgtgaattgcactaattaaccctcagattttcctaaatttattgaattggatgattgcatatgacaacccaaagtattccccacaagttccccacatgaattgcataatatagatacaagcaaagatcattaagttctatgaaaatcataagcattgacaaggcacttattactatgaattgcatgaaacttatgccaagaatttactcaACGCggttgtgacaagcaacctttactacttgtgaatataagttcataacgattaggtgaaactcccttatatcctcgcatcagatttatgcatgaaaattaagcgtgcactctcaaccaacatacataaatcagttttaattcaaatggataagtaaattgaattcacaacttatgaatcacaactaaaggtaatcaaatcatattgcaagcattagcatggttttgaattcccctctagctaaggggggtttagttcttcatacttacaaagcaacgATAAACAAATtgagacattgaaaacaaaagaaagaagacacctaaacgctctaacgatccaagttggacaacatGCACGTCCAGGCACTTTCcatcccttcctttgctacggcacaaggtgttggtgagtgtttgaaggtttggtttTATgtaggaatggatgtgaagatgaatggatgtgtttggatgaaagttGTATTGGAATGGGGATGAATTCTCAAGTAAAAACTGACTctaatggctgccacacacacttcctctataaaaggaagtgcaCAGCATGGAAGGATGGATGTTGGTGTgagcaatgattcaaaggtgaaagtgaagtaatgatgcaaagcatgagggtgaaatggagtggtgttgcagctatgaatgcaagtagggaacatgaatgattgtgcacatggtagataaaggaaagggagatggaatggtgcagaaatgggTCATAGGTGCAGGTTGATTCATGATGCACGACATGGGCAAGGAAAGTGAAggagtggtgcatcaatgagtgcatgtaatGGAGGTAAAAGtgaatgaaatctgatgggtgaaggggacaagggatgtgcaccaattgagtgcaatgattcaatgtaatagtgtatgaaaacagaaataataaaggggacaagggtgatgcacggcatgggcaagGAAATGTGATGGATAACACCCCTTTGCAGCTATCCATGTGCCTTCAAACTTGATTTTCTGcactctttgccatgtgttCCAGCTCACTTctcatgtgtgtgtgctgtcatgtaatcatcatttccaTATAACATCATTTCAGCTAGCAATCAAGTCCATGCCGTGTATGAATGTTGTCTCTCtattctttgcatgtgtgtgtgctgttttctatctttatttcCACATGTACCAGCTATTACACTTGCACGCACatatgttcttcattattttagctagcaatcaatatattttctgcccatgccgtgtatgaatgtttgtagttgtaggtcaacacacttgcacacacacatgctgatttctagccttctaatcttcaaaaacatccatgtttgcactatccaatcttggcccaaaaatgctccaaatagcactttgttgccaactttgttatttgaacctacaaacacacgaaaatagcttaaagtactaaaataactagaattaaactaagtaaatgctaagaaacaagctaactaagttgcataaatatgcacctatcagtggcaaacttgcaattaagccaagttcactagcCCTCTATATATGGCCTGCCAttaagggttcattgggctttgaagccctttgtgttttcaagttgtcatacaacttgagttaatgggcttgacattcaaatcccattgggccttgcggtcCAAAACTAACCCAAGGCCTATAACGAACATAGTCGTTTGATTCATTAACattttaattaatcctagccataaataattaaattatttaattatccttactcatctctgttgtttcttcaatttctacCTTACttggtgtatgatccattaggttccttttagcgacgcagtgggcgattgttatgTTTAATGATTGATTGTaaattgaaacatactttcaattctccctttagtgattactcacctttagggcttccacaaaccatgagttacacctagcagtatgtcatggctacccacgCTAATCAAAAAAGGTGGagacctattcagtttaggattacaatgcaatatggtctttctTTAATACAATTACTCACCtttaaggcttccacaaacaATGAGTGACACtagtagtatgtcatggctacccaagctaatcaaaagaggtggaaaacctattcagtttaggattacaatacaATACGGTATGATGGTAGCCTATAATGCTCAGCCACAAGTTTGCCTGCTGTTTAGAATTACTTATCAGAAACCCTATCCTGAGTACGTTGATGAGCAGAACCCTTTTCCAGTCAACTTCAAGATGTCCGCGTTCCTAACATCCAACGGAAAAGATGGCAAATGTGTCTTCCAGGGATCACATTTGCAAGTTCTCTAATCGTTGTGTGGCATTTGAAGACAAATCCTAACTACAAGTTGAGGTTGTTTGGAAACTCTTTAGTGGGGTTAGTATCTCAGTGGTACTCTTTGTTGCCCCCTAATTCTATTGCCAACTGAGGGCAAAGGGAGATGGCCTTCCATGAGCAATTTTATAGGGTTGAGCCCGAGATGACTATCAATGATCTGGTTGAAGTCAAGCAGTATGGAACATGAGTCCACTgaagacttcatgatgaggtttaaGAGGATAAGGATGAGGTGCCAATTCCCTATAAATCATGCACAACTCATATCCATCGCTTAGAAAACGTTGAGATTACCTTTGAGGAAGAAGTTTTATGACGTGCAATTCAATGAGTTACAGGAATTGGTGATTGCTGCCACCAAGTATGAAAAGCTATTACTCCAGGAACGGCAAGTAAAGCACTCATCTAAGGTGCCTCATTTCTACAAAAGCAAAGCTATAATCCACCAAGTGGAGTTTGAAGGAGAGCCATAATAGAATAATGGCCACGAATGAGAGAGAATGGACATGTGTGCAACGGAAATGACTACCCCTTTTAAGCCTTTactgaaggaaatcttttgggaaaacatgttcatttgagcaacatcatatagcatgcaattaacaattaaaggcggaatcatgcttgtatgcactcaaaaacaaaacattaccatgaaattcaaagcctagtagattggtgaaccaattaatcaactcaaaacaaagtgagttgaaattaatacctttgtagattcctctttgcataagcaaaggctaatcacccaaagagataggggccttcattccttgcttcttagatccatggatttggatggaagaataggttctccaagttcccaaaattgagaacctctaagtctcttcaccaaggttagattgtagaagaaatgagtgaccttggagtagtaggattgctagatgtaccctccaaggtgttggcctctttagagagaaatggagagacaattctcaccaattttccccaaaaataaacccatttttttttttatgaatatttggctataaagtcatttatatagtcactt
This window contains:
- the LOC139191927 gene encoding uncharacterized protein, whose amino-acid sequence is MALVEVCKQRLQSLRDDDFGDLLDDVQKFCEEHAIVVPNMEDLHFVPGKSRRKAPRLTNFHYYRVDLYFQVVDTQLKELNDRFDEVNTELLLCMACLSLVNNFASFDKAKIVRLAQLYPQDFDHIDLINLPIQLDNYIHDMKMHSEFSSLRGIGDLAKELVKTGRCASYMLVYKLLTLALVLPVATALVERAFSAMKIVKTPLRNKMGDQWLSDSMLIYIEICICFY
- the LOC103443821 gene encoding uncharacterized protein; the protein is MERYYKKQGLNPPSNISGSPSPSNIPSSPHPPSNIPRSSPSNIPSRSQKSEATELDEILANLPADPGHRRRMLDYPPNYREAIRRHYLQTDPCQPRDHIMPRKVSDKRCFIIGWFDKFKWLEYSISKNAAFCRYCYLFKCDFDQMGSTGSDVFTEKGFTHWKKGPQNLRVHEGGVGSLHNKAVQQAKDLMEQKQHIETFVSKQIDEARINYHTLLNASLECTKWLLGQGLPFRGHDESFKSSNRGNYLELIQFLSKHNEQVRKVVFENAPKNLKYTSSDIQKDLVYACAIETIDAITKDMEGAFFSLLVDGSRDSSTKEQMAVVLRYVNKKGETIEKFLGVQHVTSTTSRSLEEAIERIFATTNLSMSKFRGQGSNGASNMKGKLNGLKTKILNKYPQAFYVHCFTYQLQLALVTVAKGIEGVAIFFNTASILVNTIGSSCKRHDTFREKQLEQIKKALDIGDLETGRGLNQESSLMRPCDTH